The region AGGATTAATTGTTTTTAGTTATTTTGGAGATATTTATGTTATGGACAGGAGAGACAAAACACTTGTATCTATAGTTATAGATGGACATCCAGAAAGTCAAGTAGGAGGTTTTAGGTTAGCAAATGATCAAGTAACAAACTACGAGTTAATAACCTATGACATCACAGGAGTTGGAAGTATGTTTAATAACCGACTAAACCTTGTAAGTAGAAAAAACTTAAGTGGCATAAAAAACAAAAAGGTAATATCAAAAATTTACAAAACAATAAAAGGCTATAGTTTTAACCAAGAAACATTAAATGATAACAGTTTAATTTACCCAAATAAGACCTCAGAACATTCATTTAGTACTTTAGATTGGATTCCAGATTTAGCATTAAATCCAAATACCTCTAACATAATTTCAATTAAAAAACCAGAACATGATAATGTAAAACTAATTATTAATGGAGTTAGTGAAGATGGAGATTTGATTTATAAGGTGATAGATCTTTAATGTTTAACGTTTATTGCTTTAGTTACAATCTAACACATAAACAGTTATTACATCTATAAGTACTGATTCAAATAAAAGAAAAGAAAAATGTGATTACTTCTTTAAACCAAAACCTTTAGGAGCTTTTAATTTACCAGAATCATACATATTAATGTAAATAGACAACGTGTCTTTTGACCCTTCCCAAGTTACTCGATAATTATCAAGCATAGCACTTCCCATAAATCCATTTTCACTTTTTACTGGACAACAACTTCCTGCTCTGAAGTAAGAAATTTCTTCTCCATTAGGACCAGTTAAAGCATTTAAATACCTTCTTTCGTTTAAAGGTCCTTCTTTTGTTTTTGCTCCTCCAACTTCTACAGGGTTTTTTGAAGTTAGTCCATATGTTTTATCTGTAGAAATTTCATTTATAACAAATGTATTATAGTCCTTAAGAATTTGAGCTTGATTTTTTGATACATTTTTTGAAGCGCTTTTTGTAGAAGTACACGAAGCAAATAAAATAATAATGCCTACTAATGCTAATTGTTTCATCATTTAAAGAGAAGTATTAATTAAAGAAAATCTATAACTAAACTAGTCAATAAAAAATTAATACACAAAAGACGTTTTACAAAAACCTTTCTAAATCAATCTCATTAATCTCTCCATGACTGGCATGCGCAACCACTACTCCATTTTTAATAATTAATAATTGTGGACTTTGATGCATCACTTGAAAATGGTATCCAACCTCATTAGACATCTCTCTGTAACTTAATAAATCTAAATAGTATACATCTAAATTGGCATCAACATTAAACGCTTGAGTAAATTGGTTAAGTACCATTTTACTAATTCCGCAACGTGTAGAATGTTTAAAAATAACTTGTGTTTTGCTTTTAGACAACGCTTCAATATCCTTTAACTGATTGACTTCCGTTAAAGGCTTCCATGGAAGCACTTTGTCTTCTTTTGGTTCAGATGAACCGCCTAATATATTTTTAAAAAAACCCATAGTTTAAATGTCGTATAATACTTTTAAACTTACAAAAATTATTCCTTTATAAACTTAAAAGTGTTAGAGGTATTATTATCAAACTCCAACTTCATAAAGTAAATTCCTGCATTTAAAGCGGATGTATCATAAACTAAAGTAGTGTTATTAATATTAAATTGCTTTTGTGTCACTAAACGACCAGCAACATCTAAAACTTGAAGTGTTCCATGGTGTTGACTAGTATTGCTAATTTTAATATTTAAAATATCAGTTGCTGGATTCGGAAAAACCAATATATTGTCGTCCAAATTTATATCCGAAACAGATAGTGTGCTTTCTTGATAGACTCTTACATAATCAATTTCCATAGTATCTTGGTTAAAACCAGATTGGATTGGTCCACCTAAATTTCCGCCCATCGCTACATTTAATAAAATATAAAACTCTTGATTAAAAGGATCGACCGTCGTTAATTGATTAATTAAAGTCCCATCCATGTAAATTTTCATGTTTTGCTCACTCCAAACCAATTCGTAAATATGAAAATTTTGAGATGTATCAGCATTGGATGTTGCAATACTATTACTATCATACATATAGCCATTACCATTATCCCAATGCCAAGTGGCTAAAATTTGATTTTTAGCAATATTGGGTTCCATAATATCAATTTCTCCACAAGCTGGCCAAGAGGTGGTACCAAATCCTTGATTATCCCAATAACCACCATCCTCGTTAATGTTTTTACCTAATAACCACATTGCTGGCCAAGTTCCTGCTATAGATGGTAGTTTAGCACGAATTTCTACTCGTCCATTCTTAAAAGAAAACTTAGAATTTAATCGTGCAGAGGTATAATTTTTAGTCACACCTTGATCTGTGTATGTTTCGCCTTTTGCTACAATCTTTAAGCTTCCGTTATCTCTGTAAGCATTATCAATACGATTAGTATAGTGTTGCTGTTCGCCATTTGCCCAACTATCACCTGCAATTAATTGTGTTTGCATAAACCATTTATTGGTATCTATTGCACCAGACCCATCAAACTCGTCAGACCACACTAAATTATCATAAATAGGATCTGTACTAATACTATCATAATACAATACATCGTCTAAATAGGCTAATACGTAATCATAGTTATTCTCACCATTTACCTGAATTACAACTCTGTTGAAATCAGTTCTTTGCACAGGTGGTGGCGAATTTCCATCTAAATTTATATAATTGTCATTCTCAAAATCAAAAGTCACTTCTTGCCAAGCATTTAATGCAATGGGTTTAATAATTTCAGATTGAGTCGTCCAAGGTTGTGCTAAGTTTTTATCCTGAAGTTTTAACGATATTTGATTAGTCTGATTACCAGTCAATCCACTAGATGGTACATAAATCTTTAAACTAAAACTGTTTTTAACAGTTAAATCAAAGTTAGTATTTACATCAAATTGCACATTAGCGTATTGTCCACCAACATCACTATACTCTAAAACAGTATTGGAAGTATTTATACCTTGTTGGTAGGGATTTGCATAATTAATATTCATCCCACAATTATCTCCATACCATGAGGTAATGGTTCCGCCACCTTCAAAATCGTCTTGAACAACTTGAGCATTAACTAAAGAACAAAGAAAAAATAGTAACAAATAAAAATGGCGCATAATTATAATTTTACTCAAAAATAAGGTTAATCGGTTCAAGTGTCTAAAATAGATACTATACACAAGCCATACAGTCCATTTAAAAACTATTAAAACAGACAAAATGTCTTTAAAATCAATACCTAAGATGACTTTTTGGCATTAAAATAGTAGAATTTACAATTGGTAAGATAATTGACCTATAGTGATAGTAATTAAAAAAATTAAAAATCATTTTCGCTGTAGCGGAAGTAAAAAATAAAAATATGAACCCAAATAATTATACAATTAAATCGCAAGAAGCCATACAACGTGCGCAACAAATTGCGCAAAGTTATGGGCATCAACAAATAGAAAATGAGCACTTTTTTAAAGCTATTTTTGAAGTTGATGAAAACGTATTACCATTCATCTTAAAAAAACTGAATGTAAATATTAATGTTTTAGAACAAGCTTTAGACAAACAACTAGAAAGCTTTTCTAAAGTTACAGGAGCAGATATTATGTTATCCAGAGAAGCTGGAAAAACCTTAAACGAAGCCTCAATTATTGCAAAAGCAATGAATGATGATTACGTCTCTGTCGAGCATTTTATACTAGCAATATTTAAATCTAATAGCAAAATAGCACAAATGCTTAAAGACCAAAGCGTAACCGAAAAAGGTTTAAAAGCTGCTATTGACGAATTAAGAAAAGGAGACCGAGTAACCTCTCAAAGTCAAGAAGAGACGTACAACTCTTTAAATAAATATGCTAAAAATTTAAATCAATTAGCCAAAGACGGAAAACTAGATCCAGTGATTGGTCGTGATGAAGAGATTAGACGTATCCTTCAAATCTTATCCAGACGCACAAAAAATAATCCTATTTTAGTGGGTGAACCAGGAACTGGTAAAACCGCTATTGCAGAAGGATTAGCACATAGAATTGTTGATGGTGATGTCCCAGAAAACCTAGTAGATAAACAAATTTTTGCTCTAGATATGGGAGCATTAATTGCAGGTGCAAAATTTAAAGGCGAATTTGAAGAACGTCTTAAAGCTGTCATCAAAGAAGTAACCGAGAGTGATGGCGACATCGTATTATTTATTGACGAAATCCACACATTGGTTGGTGCTGGTGGTGGACAAGGTGCAATGGATGCTGCAAATATCTTAAAACCAGCTTTAGCTCGTGGAGAATTACGTGCTATTGGAGCGACTACTTTAGACGAGTACCAAAAGTACTTTGAAAAAGATAAAGCATTAGAGCGTCGTTTCCAGAAAGTAATGGTTGATGAGCCTGATACAGAAAGTGCCATTTCTATTTTAAGAGGTATTAAAGAAAAGTATGAGACACACCACAAAGTACGTATTAAAGATGATGCTATTATTGGCGCAGTCGAGTTATCTACAAGATACATTACTAACAGATTTCTTCCAGACAAAGCAATTGACTTAATGGATGAAGCTGCTTCTAAATTGCGCATGGAAATTAATTCTAAACCAGAAGAATTAGATGTTTTAGATAGAAAAATCATGCAATTAGAAATTGAAATTGAAGCGATTAAGCGTGAAAAAGATGAAGTAAAACTTAAGAGTCTACGCTCTGAATTAGCTAATCTTAAAGAAGAACGCAATGAGATAAATGCCAAGTGGAAAAGTGAAAAAGAAGTTGTCGATAATATTCAAAACACTAAACAAAATATCGAAAACTTCAAGCTAGAAGCTGAAAAAGCTGAGCGTGATGGCGATTATGGTAAGGTAGCAGAGTTACGTTACGGAAAGATTAAAGAAGCGCAAGAAGAACTGGAAAAGCTTCAGAAAAACTTGCAAGACAATCAGTCGGAAAGCTCTTTAATTAAAGAAGAAGTAACTTATGAAGATATTGCTGAAGTTGTGGCTAAATGGACAGGAATTCCTGTCACTAAAATGTTGCAATCAGATAGAGAGAAGCTTTTAAAATTGGAAGACGAATTACACAAACGTGTTGTTGGTCAAGACGAAGCTATTGTAGCTGTAAGTGATGCGGTTAGACGTAGTCGTGCAGGTTTACAAAACCCACAAAAACCTATTGGTACCTTCTTATTTTTAGGAACCACAGGAGTTGGTAAAACCGAGTTGGCTAAAGCATTAGCAGAATATCTGTTTGATGATGAAAGCGCAATGACCAGAATAGATATGAGCGAGTACCAAGAGCGTCATGCAGTAAGCAGATTAGTTGGTGCACCTCCAGGATACGTTGGTTATGACGAAGGCGGACAATTGACCGAAGCAGTTAGACGTAAACCGTATTCTGTAGTATTGTTAGATGAAATTGAAAAAGCACATCCAGACACGTTTAATATCTTATTACAAGTATTGGATGAAGGTCACTTAACGGATAATAAAGGACGTACTGCCGACTTTAAAAACACCATTATTATTATGACATCCAATATGGGAAGTCAAATCATACAAGAGCGATTTGAAGCAACTAAAGATGTTGACTCAGCAATAGAAGCTGCAAAAGTAGATGTATTAGCGTTATTAAAACAAACGGTTAGACCTGAGTTTTTAAACAGAATTGATGATACCATCATGTTTACACCTTTAACGCAAGATAATATTACAGAAATTGTAGGCTTACAGTTAAAAGGTGTCACCAAAATGATTGCAAAACAAGGTATCACCTTTGATGCAACACCAGAAGCTATCGAGTATCTAGCAGAAAAAGGATATCATCCAGAATATGGTGCACGCCCAGTAAAACGAGTGATTCAAAAAGAAGTACTTAATCAATTAAGTAAAGAGATTTTATCAGGAAAAGTAAGCACAGATAGTATTATACTATTAGATGCGTTTGATGGTCAATTAGTGTTTAGAAATCAAGGAGATTTAGTGACAGAAGAATTTTAATCATAAACTTCTGTTAATATAAAATAAAGCGTGAAATGACACGTTTTTAATTTGGTTGGTTAGTTAAGAAGCAACACAATACTTTCTAAAAGTGGCGTGTTGCTTTTTTTATAAGCTACATTTCTGCTATATTGCTTTAACCTAATACACATAACTTGACTTTATCTCAATTAAAAAAACAACTAATAGTATTTTTTATAATTGCTTCAACTTTTGTTAATGCTCAAACTAAATATAAAAGCGTTTTACAATCGGAAGCAGATTTTAATGCATTAAAAACAAATCCAATTACTAACAAATATGGTAATGTTGACGCTTTAAAAGTGGCTTTCGATATAAAAGATAACAAGCTATATTTTATAAATAGTAAAACGTTTAAGTATCACTTTAACTTTTGCAAAGGGTATTTAGAAATTCCGGAAAACATCAAACAATTTAATAGTGCAAATTATAAAGCACAGCATCCTAATAAACGGTTTTTATTAGGAAACATCAATCATTACTTAGCTGATGATTCTTATAATTTAGAACTATCACCAATTGATGAGATGCAAATAGAAGACATTAAAATCTTTTATGAAGCCATACAAAAAGCAACGTACTTTAAAACGTTTAATTTCTTTTTAAACACGTCACGATTAGAAAAATTGAAATCGGTGTTACAAATCCCAACACAATCTGCATCAGATTTGTATGGTAACCAAACCTATCAAGCAGTGAGTACTCATAAGAGTTATGGATGTTTAAAATTTGTATCTGTAGACTCGTTAAAACATAACAATATATCTAAGTATGATATTATTGTTATTGACCAACCCATTTTAGAATTACCAATAACTGCAGGTGTTATAACCACTATTTTACAAACGCCTTTAAGTCACATTTCTGTTTTAGGAAAAAATCGACAAATACCAATTGCAGCTTATACAAAAGCGATGCAATCTGATATTTTAAAAGGTTTTGATAACCAATATGTATCGTTTGAAGTCGCTATGGACACTTTTTACATCAAGCCAATCTCAAAAGAACAGTTTGAAAGAAAAACTAAAAAGAAAAAGAAGGATATT is a window of Olleya sp. YS DNA encoding:
- the clpB gene encoding ATP-dependent chaperone ClpB, producing MNPNNYTIKSQEAIQRAQQIAQSYGHQQIENEHFFKAIFEVDENVLPFILKKLNVNINVLEQALDKQLESFSKVTGADIMLSREAGKTLNEASIIAKAMNDDYVSVEHFILAIFKSNSKIAQMLKDQSVTEKGLKAAIDELRKGDRVTSQSQEETYNSLNKYAKNLNQLAKDGKLDPVIGRDEEIRRILQILSRRTKNNPILVGEPGTGKTAIAEGLAHRIVDGDVPENLVDKQIFALDMGALIAGAKFKGEFEERLKAVIKEVTESDGDIVLFIDEIHTLVGAGGGQGAMDAANILKPALARGELRAIGATTLDEYQKYFEKDKALERRFQKVMVDEPDTESAISILRGIKEKYETHHKVRIKDDAIIGAVELSTRYITNRFLPDKAIDLMDEAASKLRMEINSKPEELDVLDRKIMQLEIEIEAIKREKDEVKLKSLRSELANLKEERNEINAKWKSEKEVVDNIQNTKQNIENFKLEAEKAERDGDYGKVAELRYGKIKEAQEELEKLQKNLQDNQSESSLIKEEVTYEDIAEVVAKWTGIPVTKMLQSDREKLLKLEDELHKRVVGQDEAIVAVSDAVRRSRAGLQNPQKPIGTFLFLGTTGVGKTELAKALAEYLFDDESAMTRIDMSEYQERHAVSRLVGAPPGYVGYDEGGQLTEAVRRKPYSVVLLDEIEKAHPDTFNILLQVLDEGHLTDNKGRTADFKNTIIIMTSNMGSQIIQERFEATKDVDSAIEAAKVDVLALLKQTVRPEFLNRIDDTIMFTPLTQDNITEIVGLQLKGVTKMIAKQGITFDATPEAIEYLAEKGYHPEYGARPVKRVIQKEVLNQLSKEILSGKVSTDSIILLDAFDGQLVFRNQGDLVTEEF
- a CDS encoding family 16 glycosylhydrolase, translating into MRHFYLLLFFLCSLVNAQVVQDDFEGGGTITSWYGDNCGMNINYANPYQQGINTSNTVLEYSDVGGQYANVQFDVNTNFDLTVKNSFSLKIYVPSSGLTGNQTNQISLKLQDKNLAQPWTTQSEIIKPIALNAWQEVTFDFENDNYINLDGNSPPPVQRTDFNRVVIQVNGENNYDYVLAYLDDVLYYDSISTDPIYDNLVWSDEFDGSGAIDTNKWFMQTQLIAGDSWANGEQQHYTNRIDNAYRDNGSLKIVAKGETYTDQGVTKNYTSARLNSKFSFKNGRVEIRAKLPSIAGTWPAMWLLGKNINEDGGYWDNQGFGTTSWPACGEIDIMEPNIAKNQILATWHWDNGNGYMYDSNSIATSNADTSQNFHIYELVWSEQNMKIYMDGTLINQLTTVDPFNQEFYILLNVAMGGNLGGPIQSGFNQDTMEIDYVRVYQESTLSVSDINLDDNILVFPNPATDILNIKISNTSQHHGTLQVLDVAGRLVTQKQFNINNTTLVYDTSALNAGIYFMKLEFDNNTSNTFKFIKE
- the ytxJ gene encoding bacillithiol system redox-active protein YtxJ; this translates as MGFFKNILGGSSEPKEDKVLPWKPLTEVNQLKDIEALSKSKTQVIFKHSTRCGISKMVLNQFTQAFNVDANLDVYYLDLLSYREMSNEVGYHFQVMHQSPQLLIIKNGVVVAHASHGEINEIDLERFL
- a CDS encoding 2-dehydro-3-deoxyphosphooctonate aldolase, which codes for MMKQLALVGIIILFASCTSTKSASKNVSKNQAQILKDYNTFVINEISTDKTYGLTSKNPVEVGGAKTKEGPLNERRYLNALTGPNGEEISYFRAGSCCPVKSENGFMGSAMLDNYRVTWEGSKDTLSIYINMYDSGKLKAPKGFGLKK